ATGTGTTCCGACAGCCGGAAATGCCCATAGGAGCACAGGCGCTGCAGGTCGATCAGGCAGTTGCGCGCCCCGACCAGGCGGTCGCGGACAAAGGCGTCAGCCCGTTCCAGATCGCCCGGATGATCCAGAACGACCCGATGCGCCTCGATCATCGCGTCGCTGGCGCGGTCCAGCGCGGCCAGCCAGCCATGGTCGCCCTCGCCCGAGGCGAAGGCCGCATAGACCCCCGGCTCGCCCGATTTCTTGTGTTCGAGCAGCAGGTTGGTGATGCCGCCAAAGGCCGAGACGACGAAGATCCGGCCATAGGGCGCCGCGGGATCGCCGATCAGCACCGTGTCGCGCAGCTCGTGGAGGCGCGACATCGAGGTGCCGCCGATCTTTTCGACAGTATGACCCATCATGCCGTCTCGGCAGGGGCGTAGCTGCCGTCCTCCTGATGCACCTCGGTCCCGGTGACCGGCGGGTTGAAGCAGCAGGCCATGACCAAGGTCTCATCCGCGCGCAGGATGTGCTTGTCATGCAGGTTCAGCGCATACATCACGCCCGGCTTGATGGCATGGGTTTCGCCCGTGCCCAGATCGGTGATCGAGCCCTTGCCCTGCATGCAATAGACGCTTTCGAAATGGTGCTTGTAGTGGAACTGATGTTCCG
Above is a genomic segment from Paracoccus aestuarii containing:
- a CDS encoding ectoine synthase, with translation MIVRDFNELKNTDRSVSDARWNSVRMLLADDGMGFSFHITTLEAGSEHQFHYKHHFESVYCMQGKGSITDLGTGETHAIKPGVMYALNLHDKHILRADETLVMACCFNPPVTGTEVHQEDGSYAPAETA